TGGAACATCAGCGCCCGGTTGGAGGCGTACCCGGTGTTCTCGCCGGCCCAGAACGGGCTCGACGCGCTGAGCGCCTGGAAGTGCGGAAGATAGGTGAGCAGCCCGTCGATGATCGGGAACACCTTGTCCCGGTCGTCGACGGCGACGTGCACGTGCACGCCCCAGATCATCATCTGCCGGCCCCACCAGCGGGTCCGGTCGATGAGCGTGGCGTAGCGTGGCTTGCCCGGCGTGACCCGCTGCTGGAACCACTGGCTGAACGGGTGCGTGCCCGACGAGATCAGGTCGATGCCCAGCGGCTCGGCCACCGCGCCGACCCGGTCCACCAGGTGCGTGAGATCGGCGACCGCGTCCCGGACGCGGTGGTGCGGCGCGCTGACGATCTCGATGGTGTTGGTCAGCAACTCGGTCGTGACGTGCGGATATCCCTCGGCCGCACCGATCCGGGCGATCAGCTCGGGCGCGGCGGGAGCCAGCTCACCGCTGCGCCGGTCCACACAGGCGACCTCCCATTCGATGCCCAGACGTGACCTCTGCGATGGGGAGAAGTCGACTCTCATGATCCGGCTCCTCGTGCTGGTCGAGCAGGCCAGAAAGCAGCCGGGCGAGCGCTGCCCCATCATCCTATATCGATGAATTCAGTCGATCTGAGCAGAAAGTCAACACCCTTTCCGGTACGCCCGGAGCCGCCTCCCGCCCACACCGGGCGTGCCCTGGCCGCATGCTCGTGCCGTGGGGCTGCCGGCCCGGCGTGATCCGGCTGCACGACGATGGCCTCGGCTATCCACTGGTCGCGCACGTGGCTGTCGTGGTGCGGTCGGGGATCGCATAGGCTCGGGTGGCGCCGTTGGGAGGGCAGCGGTCCACCGGGGAGGAGTCGGCCGTGCGGGGAGTTCGTGCCGGTAGGAGCGGTTGTGCCTGACGATCGGGCGGGTGGCCGCCGGGGCGGGGTGGATCCGTCCGCGCTGCTGAGTGTGGTGCGGGAGCTGCGGCAGACGGTGGGCGAGGCGGCGCAGACGCAGCGGCAGGTGCTGACCGTGACCGGGACCGCGACGTCGCCGGACGGGCTGATCACGGTGGTGGTCGGGCCGCGCGGACAGCTGGTCGACCTGCGCATCGACCCCCGGGTCTACCGGCAGCCGAACGCCGGGGCGCTGGCCGCGACGATCCTGGCGACGGCGCGGGCGGCGGTCGAGCAGGCAGTGGAGAAGACCGCGGCGATCGTGGACGCGAAGCTGCCGAAGGTCGACCAGATCCTGCCGCCCGGGGCGGAGCGGCCGTTCGACGTACGCCAGCTGTTGCGCCAGCACGACGGCGACCTGAAACGGGCCCTCGATGCCGCCGGCGAGTCCTGACCGGCCGGTGATGCCGGCCGCGCGGCACGCGATGAGCGTGCTGCATCCCGGCCCGGCCGGGCTGCGCGTGCGGTACCGGCAGGGTGTGCTGATCGGCCCGGACGGCTTCCCCGACTGGCTGCTGTATGCCCGCGCCCTGGTCGAGCTGCCCCCGCCGATCGCCGAGCTGACCACCGCCGAGCAGCGCGTCTTCGACGTGCTCGCGGCCAACCACGCGATGCGCGGCGCCGACCCGCTCTGGCCCGCGGCAGACCTCGCGCCGACGGACGCCACCCTGCCGGGCGCGCCGCCGGACGCCATCCTGCCGGGCGTGGCGCCCGACACCAACCCGCCGGACGCCATCCTGCCGGGCGCGGCGCCCGACACCAACCCGCCGGACGCCATCCGGCCGGCTGCGGTGCCGACACCGGCCGGCTGGTGCTGGACGCGGCTGCCGGTCACCGGCGACGGCGCGGCCCGGCGGATCGCGCTGGTGCCGATCGAGTTGCACGCCGCGTTCCGGCACGGTGGCGGCACGCGCACGCTGCCGCCGGGCCGTCCCGGCCCCGGGCTGAGTCCGGACGCCGCGCCGGTGCGCTGGACCTCCGGCGATCCGGTTCCGGCGGCGGCACTGACCGAGGTCGAAACCTTTTTGGGGTACGCCCTCCCGGCCGCGTACCGCCGTTTCCTGCTCGACGGCAACGGCGCCGGACCCGCCGAGCCGGGCGTGCTCGCCGGCGTGGGGCTGGTCGCCGATCAGCAGTTGTTCGGGCTCGGCCGCGACGACCCCTACCAGGATCTGGGCTACGCGCCGCAGTGGCTCGCCGACCGGTTCACGCCGGAGTTCCTGCCGGTCGGGTTCGTGCAGGGCGGGCTGCTGGTGCTGCGGGTGGCCGGCCAGGACACCGGCAGCGTGTGGTTCCTCGACGACGACGATCCGCGCGACGACGAGCGCCTCGAGCCGGACCAGATCTGCGCCCGGCTGCTGCACCGCTGCGCCGACGACTGGGACGGGTTCCGCGCCGCGCTGCACCGGCCGGCCGCGGTGCTGCTGGAGGTCGCCGCGGACCTGGTGGCCGGCGGCCTGACCCGGCCGGCGCGCCCGCGGCTGGCCGGGTCGGCGCTGCCGGCGAAGCTGCGCGCGGACTGGCAGCCGGTGGCCGGCAACCGGCTGACCTCCATTGATGCGCTGCTGAGTTAGGTTGTCGGGGTGAGGTCGACCGGGTGGGCGGCGGCGAACGACGCCGAGCGCCGGATGGCGAGGGCGTGGGCGCGTGATGACGCCGACGGCTTCGCCGACGTGCTGCTGGCCTGCGACCTGTACCTGCCGGGCTTCCCGGACAGCGGCGAGGGCGGGCAGCGGCTGCTCACCCGCGAACGCGACGGGCAGACCTATGTCCTGGTGTACACGTCGGTGGAGGCGCTGCGCGAGGCGACGGAACTGGTCACCGGCGGGTGGCGGCGGGTCACGTTCGCGGAACTGGCCGGGGCGTGGCCGGACGACAGCTGGGGGCTGGCGGTCAGCCCGCACACCCCGATCGGCGCGTACCTGGGGCCGGGCCAGGTGCGGGAACTGGCCGAGGAGGTGGCCGCTGAGCCGGCGTTCGAACCGGCCGACGAGCGGGAGCGGGCGATGCGTGCCGCTCAGCAGGCCGGCGACGCCGAGGTGTACTTGGACCTGCTGGTCGTCTCGGACGTGCTGCTTCCGGTGACCGGCCCGGCCGACCCACGCGACCTGGCGCGTCCCGGGTTCCCGTGGCTGGTGCGGCGCTCGGGCGGGGACGCGACGGTGCCGGTGTTCACCTCGCAGCGGCGGCTGCGCGACGCCTGGCCGGGATCGGGGGAGGCGCCGCCGGTGATCCGGGTGCCGTTCGTGGCCCTGGCCCAGGTGTGGCCGGACAACCGGTACCGGCTCGCGGTGAATTCGGGGTCGGCGATGACGGCCGTGTTCACCGGCGCGCAGGTGCCGGATCTGGTGCGCTGGGCCCAGGAGCTGGTACTTCGCGACACGTCACGCCGGCAGTCGAGCCGGCCGTCCACAGTGCCGCCACCGGCCGCGGCGGATCCGGCCGTCGCCCCGGCAGCCACGTCCTCGCCGGTCGTCGCCCCGCCGGCCGCCTCCTCGCCGGTCGTCGCGCCATCGGCCGTCGCGCCCCCGGCTGAACCCGCGCCGCTTGCCTCGCTGCCGGACGCCTCGCCGCAGGCTGCCTCCCCGGCGGCCACCTACACCCCGGCTGACATTTCGCCCACTGCGGCCCCGCCGGCTGTGATGGGTGCTCAGATGCGACGGGTGCAGGTGATGATCGGCTCGGACGTGGCGGAGCGCTTCCTGACCGCCGGCGGCGACCGGGTCAGCGGTCCGGTCCAGCCGGCCGCACCGACCGGCGCCGACGACGGCTATCTGGTGCGCTGGCACGAGGAGTCCGCAGGGCCGGCCGAACGGCAGGTGACCGAGCTGCCGCTGCCGCACGGCGCCCAGCTGATCCGCCTGATCGCCGGCCAGGAGCTGGTGGTCGGCACCTACGACATCGAGCTGGGTTACTGGCGCCCGTCGCTGATCAACGTGCTGCGGGGCGAGACCCTATGACATCTGTCATGGGTGGGTGGGTCTGTCGTGTGGGGAGGATGAGGGTTCGGTGACGGGGAGGGAGGCACGCCGATGAGTGAGTACCTGAGCTTGCCGGAGGGCCCGGCGGCCGCCGCCCGGGTCGGCACCAAACTGCAGGCCGAGGCGCAGGACTTCAAGGAGAAGGCGCAGCGGGTGCTCGCCGACATCCGGGCCCTCGACCAGAACCGGCCGTGGGGCGGGGACGAGGCCGGCAAGGCGTTCGAGGCGCAGTACCACAAGCCGATGGGCGAGGCGGGCACGCTCGCGCACGCGCTGCAGGACCGGCTGGACACCGCCGGTGACCTGCTCGACGGGATCGGCGGCCGGGTGGTGCAGGCGATGACGCAGTACGACGCCACCGACATGGGCGGCGCGACCGACATCGCGGGCGCCGTGTGACCCCGGTGGACACCGGAATCTGATGGCCGGCAGCAACGGGTTCGGCTCGGCGTTCGACACGGTTCTCGACGAGATCCTGGAGTTCTTCCGCGAGTGTGAGCAGTGGGTACCGATTGTCGGCCCGGTGCTGGAGATGCTCGTCGACATTCCTGAGGGTCGCGAGCTGGAGCTGTATGACCTGGCTGACGCGTACGGGCAGGCGGCGGAACTGCACCGGGATCACGCGGTGCAGGTGCAGATCCTGCTCGGCGATCTGTTCCAGACGTGGCGCGGTGACGGCGGGGCGCAGAAGACGCAGGAGACGCTGCAGAAGTATCTGGAGCAGCTGAACGCGGACGCCGACTCGTTCCTGCAGGCGCAGCAGATGGTGCAGGGTGCGGCGCTGAGCGTCGAAGCCGCGAAGATGATGGACGTCGTCAACCTGATCATGCTGGCAATGGCCACCATCGAGGTGATCATGACGATCATCGAGACGTTCGGGGTGTCGGCGATCGGTGAGGGCATCGCGATCGCGACGTGCCGCCAGGCGATCAAGACGGCGCTCAAGGAGCTGGTCGAGAAGCTGATCGGGCAGGGCTTCAAGGGCGCCGTCAAGGCGATCATGAAGGCCGGGCTGAAGCGGGGCCTGCAGTTCACCGCGTTCACCGTCGGCACGAAGGCCGGGATCCTGGGGATCCAGGCCGCCGAGGGTCATGATCCGATGTCGCATTTCGATCCGATCGAGTTCGCCGGTGAGGTGGTCGACTCGTTCGTGGTCGGGTTCATCGGCGGGCCACTGTCGATCGGCGCGCACAATCCGCTGACCGAGGGCGCGGCGATGGCGCTGGGCCAGCTCGGCGACAACTATCTGCGGCTGTACCGCAACGACCTGTTCGACGCGATGAACCTGACGAAGTGGGCGCAGGACCACGGCCTCTACGTGGATCCCGAGCACTTCAACCCGCTGGATGGGGTGGCAACCGCTGGTCTGTTCGGCGGGGTTCTCGGGGCCAAGGGCATGCGGGAGGGTTTGCGCAACGCACGGGCGGACGTGCGGCTCGGACTCGGTGAGAAGAACGCGCTGGGGGAGCCGGGGACCCGGCTGGGCACAGAGCCCTCGGTGTCGCCGCGGGCCGCGGGGGAGGCCGGGTCGCGGTCCGGTTCCGAGACCGGATCGCAGGCCGGTTCCGAGACGGGATCGCGGTCCGGGTCCGAGGCGGGATCGCAGGCCGGGTCGCGCAGCGGTTCTGAGGCGGGGTCGCAGGCCGGGTCGCGGTCGGCGGGTGAGACGGGATCGCAGGCTCGCTCCGAGACCGGATCGCAGGCCGAGTCGAGGTCCGTTTCCGATCAGCGTACGGGGGGCGAGCGGTCCGCGGATAGCGCCGGTTCGGAGCGCTCCGCCGACAGTTCGGCGGCCGACCAGCAGGCACGCGGCGGCGCCGACCAGCGGGCGGTCGCCGAGCCCCATGCCGATCCGGCGCAGCGAACCGAGCCCGGTGCAGCCGAGCAGCGGGCCGAGTCGGGCGGGTCTGAGCAGCGGGCCGAGTCGGGCGGCACTGAGCAGCGGGCCCAGTCCGGCGGGACCGAGCAGCGCGCCGAGACCGGCGGAACCGAGCAGCGGGGCGGCTCCGGGGACCCGGCGCGGGCGGAGTCCGAGCAGACGACCGGGACACCGGACCGTTCGTCCGGTCAGGAGCAGTCGAGCGGAGTTGAGCGCGGCGACCAGCGTCAGGTGGCCGAACCAGCCGGCGATGGCTCCGAGCGCGGCCAGACGGGTGCCCCGGAGCGGCCCGCTGAGCCGAGCCCCGCGCGTGACTCGGGCCGGGAGAGCACTCCCGCCGGTCGTGAGGACCTGGTGACCACCGGGGATGGACGCGCGAGCACCGTCGAGGTGGGAGCTTC
This window of the Actinoplanes oblitus genome carries:
- a CDS encoding YbaB/EbfC family nucleoid-associated protein, which produces MPDDRAGGRRGGVDPSALLSVVRELRQTVGEAAQTQRQVLTVTGTATSPDGLITVVVGPRGQLVDLRIDPRVYRQPNAGALAATILATARAAVEQAVEKTAAIVDAKLPKVDQILPPGAERPFDVRQLLRQHDGDLKRALDAAGES
- a CDS encoding SMI1/KNR4 family protein; the encoded protein is MPAARHAMSVLHPGPAGLRVRYRQGVLIGPDGFPDWLLYARALVELPPPIAELTTAEQRVFDVLAANHAMRGADPLWPAADLAPTDATLPGAPPDAILPGVAPDTNPPDAILPGAAPDTNPPDAIRPAAVPTPAGWCWTRLPVTGDGAARRIALVPIELHAAFRHGGGTRTLPPGRPGPGLSPDAAPVRWTSGDPVPAAALTEVETFLGYALPAAYRRFLLDGNGAGPAEPGVLAGVGLVADQQLFGLGRDDPYQDLGYAPQWLADRFTPEFLPVGFVQGGLLVLRVAGQDTGSVWFLDDDDPRDDERLEPDQICARLLHRCADDWDGFRAALHRPAAVLLEVAADLVAGGLTRPARPRLAGSALPAKLRADWQPVAGNRLTSIDALLS
- a CDS encoding SseB family protein, which codes for MRSTGWAAANDAERRMARAWARDDADGFADVLLACDLYLPGFPDSGEGGQRLLTRERDGQTYVLVYTSVEALREATELVTGGWRRVTFAELAGAWPDDSWGLAVSPHTPIGAYLGPGQVRELAEEVAAEPAFEPADERERAMRAAQQAGDAEVYLDLLVVSDVLLPVTGPADPRDLARPGFPWLVRRSGGDATVPVFTSQRRLRDAWPGSGEAPPVIRVPFVALAQVWPDNRYRLAVNSGSAMTAVFTGAQVPDLVRWAQELVLRDTSRRQSSRPSTVPPPAAADPAVAPAATSSPVVAPPAASSPVVAPSAVAPPAEPAPLASLPDASPQAASPAATYTPADISPTAAPPAVMGAQMRRVQVMIGSDVAERFLTAGGDRVSGPVQPAAPTGADDGYLVRWHEESAGPAERQVTELPLPHGAQLIRLIAGQELVVGTYDIELGYWRPSLINVLRGETL